From one Sulfurimonas sp. HSL-3221 genomic stretch:
- a CDS encoding FAD-dependent oxidoreductase — MVPANIAIVGGGVAGATAALYLSRIGMRVTLFEKGESLVSGPPFCHLHAGGNLYREISDEQCVTLLRQSIDLLRFYPYAVDFRPTVIAVPLTDTGEPDDLYPRLEMLRSEYRRFIAEDERNQVLGDPETYFRLYDRESVEALREREPVAMPQTPDEWMIPVAREVDLSTVKFPLIMVQEYGLNLFRLGAGAALSLQKLDGCDLQLGTAVTAATQSVDGNGFIVTATEGEHTTTQRFDYLINAAGFRTGEIDDMLGFKRERMVEFKAAYVTKWQESAVWPEVIFHGERGTPNGMAQFTPYPCGFVQLHGMTNDITLFDEGLVGSTPASAQPNLDERFIEMIDREWEWSCVERRSRRAIEHMARYIPAFIDAEVASKPLFGAQQIPGDDPTLRAADVSFVGDRYARCEVVKASSVLSMTDAIVERLVRLGYADASVQGTRTFDVPAVPSEQLIETEASSIAEARSYPTCLSRRTVREGSPAA, encoded by the coding sequence ATGGTGCCGGCTAACATCGCCATCGTCGGCGGAGGGGTCGCAGGAGCGACGGCGGCGCTCTACCTGAGCCGCATCGGGATGCGGGTCACCCTCTTCGAAAAGGGCGAGAGCCTCGTCTCCGGCCCCCCGTTTTGCCACCTGCATGCCGGCGGGAACCTCTACCGCGAGATTTCCGATGAACAGTGCGTCACCCTGCTGCGCCAGTCCATCGATCTGCTGCGTTTCTACCCCTACGCCGTCGATTTCCGCCCGACGGTCATCGCCGTCCCCCTGACCGACACAGGCGAGCCCGACGACCTCTACCCCCGGCTGGAGATGCTGCGCAGCGAATACCGGCGCTTTATCGCCGAGGACGAACGCAACCAGGTCCTGGGCGACCCGGAGACCTACTTCCGCCTTTACGACCGCGAAAGCGTCGAAGCGCTCCGCGAACGCGAACCGGTCGCCATGCCGCAGACCCCCGACGAGTGGATGATCCCCGTCGCCCGCGAAGTCGACCTCTCCACCGTCAAATTTCCCCTCATTATGGTCCAGGAGTACGGTCTGAACCTCTTCCGCCTCGGCGCGGGCGCCGCCCTCTCGCTTCAAAAGCTCGACGGCTGCGACCTGCAACTCGGCACGGCGGTCACCGCCGCGACGCAAAGCGTTGACGGAAACGGTTTCATTGTCACCGCGACCGAAGGGGAGCATACGACGACGCAGCGCTTCGACTACCTAATCAACGCCGCGGGCTTCCGCACCGGGGAGATCGACGACATGCTCGGCTTCAAACGCGAGCGGATGGTCGAATTCAAGGCCGCCTACGTCACCAAGTGGCAGGAGAGCGCCGTCTGGCCGGAGGTGATCTTCCACGGCGAGCGCGGCACCCCCAACGGGATGGCCCAGTTCACCCCCTATCCCTGCGGTTTCGTGCAGCTGCACGGCATGACCAACGACATCACCCTCTTTGACGAAGGGCTGGTCGGCAGCACCCCCGCCAGCGCCCAGCCGAACCTTGACGAGCGCTTTATCGAGATGATCGACCGGGAGTGGGAGTGGTCCTGCGTCGAACGCCGCAGCCGCCGCGCCATCGAGCACATGGCGCGCTATATTCCCGCCTTCATCGACGCCGAGGTCGCCTCCAAGCCCCTCTTCGGTGCCCAGCAGATCCCCGGCGACGACCCGACCCTTCGCGCCGCCGACGTCTCCTTCGTCGGCGACCGCTATGCCCGCTGCGAAGTCGTCAAAGCCTCCTCGGTACTGAGCATGACCGATGCTATCGTTGAACGTCTTGTACGCCTCGGCTACGCTGACGCCTCTGTCCAAGGGACGCGCACCTTTGACGTGCCGGCCGTCCCTTCGGAACAGCTGATCGAAACCGAAGCCTCCTCCATCGCCGAAGCGCGCTCCTACCCGACCTGCCTCTCCCGCCGGACGGTCCGCGAAGGCAGCCCCGCCGCGTAA